Proteins from a genomic interval of Tenacibaculum sp. SZ-18:
- the rlmN gene encoding 23S rRNA (adenine(2503)-C(2))-methyltransferase RlmN yields the protein MKPQKKDIRALTKDQLRDFFVENGDKAFRGNQVYEWLWSKAAHSFDDMTNISISTREMLDANFVINHIEVDAMQRSNDGTIKNAIKLHDGKIVESVLIPTEKRTTACVSSQVGCSLDCKFCATARLKRMRNLNADEIYDQVVAIDKQSRLYHNHKLTNIVFMGMGEPLMNYNNVIKAIDKITSPEGLGMSAKRITLSTSGVPKMIKKMADDEVKFNLAVSLHSAIDEVRTSIMPFNKNFPLKDLKESLEYWYEKTKRKITYEYVVWQGINDRKEDIDALVRFCKYVPSKVNLIEYNPIDDGEFQQASDRALNSYISHLEMNDIVVNVRRSRGKDIDAACGQLANKS from the coding sequence ATGAAACCCCAGAAGAAAGACATCCGTGCACTAACTAAAGATCAACTGAGAGATTTCTTTGTTGAGAATGGAGATAAGGCATTTCGAGGAAATCAAGTTTATGAATGGTTATGGAGCAAGGCAGCACATTCTTTTGACGATATGACGAACATATCAATATCTACAAGGGAAATGTTAGATGCGAACTTCGTGATTAATCACATTGAAGTTGACGCTATGCAACGTAGTAATGATGGAACAATTAAAAATGCCATTAAATTACACGATGGTAAAATTGTAGAATCGGTTTTAATTCCAACTGAAAAAAGAACAACAGCTTGTGTTTCAAGTCAAGTTGGTTGCAGTTTAGATTGTAAATTTTGTGCTACGGCTCGTTTAAAAAGAATGAGAAACTTAAATGCAGACGAAATTTATGATCAAGTGGTGGCAATTGATAAACAAAGTAGATTATACCATAATCATAAACTAACAAATATCGTTTTTATGGGAATGGGTGAACCTTTAATGAATTATAACAATGTTATCAAAGCAATTGATAAAATTACTTCACCCGAAGGGTTAGGAATGTCTGCAAAAAGAATAACTTTATCTACTTCTGGAGTTCCTAAAATGATTAAGAAAATGGCAGATGATGAAGTTAAATTTAATTTGGCCGTTTCTTTACATTCTGCTATAGACGAAGTAAGAACTTCAATAATGCCATTTAATAAAAATTTTCCTCTAAAAGATTTAAAGGAATCTCTTGAATATTGGTACGAAAAAACGAAAAGAAAAATTACATACGAATATGTAGTTTGGCAGGGAATTAATGATCGCAAAGAAGATATTGATGCATTAGTTCGTTTTTGTAAATATGTTCCTTCTAAGGTGAATTTAATTGAATATAATCCAATTGATGATGGAGAGTTTCAACAAGCTTCTGACAGAGCTTTGAATAGCTATATTTCACATTTAGAAATGAATGATATTGTTGTTAATGTTAGAAGATCTAGGGGAAAAGATATTGATGCCGCTTGTGGTCAACTTGCTAATAAATCATAA
- a CDS encoding glutathione peroxidase has translation MKLIPKAKLFSSVAKKKSQTSIYDISINDIGNDPISLSDFKNKKILFVNVASKCGFTKQYEELQKLSETYNDRLVVIGLPCNQFGSQEPGNEDEIQEFCSINFGVTFLLTEKIKVKGYKQHPLYTWLTSKKLNGVKDSKVKWNFQKYLIDEHGNLIDYFYSSTKPLSSKITSKL, from the coding sequence ATGAAACTTATACCGAAAGCAAAACTATTTTCATCAGTCGCTAAGAAAAAAAGTCAAACATCAATCTACGATATTTCAATAAATGACATTGGAAACGATCCTATTTCACTCTCAGATTTTAAAAACAAAAAAATACTATTTGTTAATGTCGCATCGAAATGTGGATTTACAAAACAGTACGAAGAATTACAAAAGTTAAGTGAAACTTACAATGATCGCTTAGTTGTTATCGGATTACCTTGTAATCAATTTGGTAGTCAAGAACCTGGAAATGAAGATGAAATACAAGAGTTTTGCTCAATTAATTTTGGAGTAACATTTTTACTGACAGAAAAAATAAAGGTAAAAGGTTACAAACAACATCCTCTTTACACTTGGTTAACCTCTAAAAAGTTAAATGGCGTAAAAGATTCTAAAGTTAAATGGAACTTTCAAAAATATTTAATTGATGAGCATGGAAACCTTATTGATTATTTTTACTCATCAACTAAACCTCTTAGTTCAAAAATAACATCTAAACTATAA
- a CDS encoding NAD(P)H-dependent oxidoreductase translates to MNVLIINGHPDEESFNSALSESYYQGAKLSNTQVEVINLRDLKFNPSLQFGYRKRTELEPDLKVAVEQIKNTDHLVWVFPIWWGGMPAILKGFIDRTFLPGITFEIKEGKFQPKKLLKRKTARLIITSDSPRWYYRVFINRPVINQFKKAILGFCGVKPTKVTYISVIKHSNIKQREAWLQKVFLLGKKLL, encoded by the coding sequence ATGAATGTATTAATAATAAATGGACATCCAGATGAAGAAAGTTTTAATAGTGCACTTTCTGAATCCTATTATCAAGGCGCGAAATTATCCAATACTCAAGTTGAAGTAATAAACCTAAGAGATCTTAAATTTAATCCTAGTTTACAATTTGGGTATAGAAAACGAACTGAATTAGAACCTGATTTAAAAGTAGCTGTAGAGCAAATAAAAAATACTGATCATTTAGTGTGGGTTTTCCCAATTTGGTGGGGAGGAATGCCAGCAATTTTAAAAGGCTTTATTGATAGAACTTTTTTACCAGGAATTACATTTGAAATTAAAGAAGGAAAATTTCAACCTAAAAAGTTACTTAAGAGGAAAACAGCAAGATTAATCATTACTTCGGATAGCCCAAGGTGGTATTATAGAGTATTCATCAACAGACCTGTAATTAATCAATTTAAAAAAGCGATTTTGGGTTTTTGCGGGGTTAAACCAACCAAAGTAACCTATATATCAGTAATTAAACATTCAAATATAAAACAAAGAGAAGCTTGGCTTCAAAAGGTGTTTTTACTTGGTAAAAAATTGTTATAG
- a CDS encoding Crp/Fnr family transcriptional regulator, which produces MTVENYLRSFQVLTEEEILKFRSLASTQNLNKGDFFAESGKVNRLVGFLNSGILRSFYMSSTDEDITYCFRFTGGFCSAYSSFITGNPSVETLQAITDVELLCWTKDQLVQLEQESPNWTMILKLLTEYEYLELEKRVFMLQKEPAEKKYLDLMKYQPELIKQIPLNYLASYLGITQRHLSRIRKTVY; this is translated from the coding sequence ATGACAGTTGAGAACTATTTACGAAGCTTTCAAGTATTAACTGAAGAAGAAATTCTTAAATTCAGAAGTTTAGCTTCAACTCAAAATTTAAATAAAGGAGATTTTTTTGCAGAAAGTGGAAAGGTAAATCGATTGGTTGGGTTTCTCAATTCTGGGATATTAAGATCTTTTTATATGTCTTCTACAGATGAAGACATCACTTATTGTTTTCGATTCACAGGTGGTTTTTGTTCGGCGTATTCCTCTTTTATAACTGGAAACCCTTCAGTTGAAACTTTACAAGCGATAACTGATGTTGAATTGTTGTGTTGGACTAAAGATCAGTTGGTTCAGTTGGAACAAGAAAGCCCAAATTGGACAATGATTTTAAAATTATTAACTGAATATGAGTATCTTGAGTTGGAAAAAAGAGTTTTTATGCTTCAAAAAGAACCTGCGGAGAAAAAGTATTTAGATTTAATGAAATATCAACCAGAACTCATTAAACAAATTCCTTTAAATTATTTAGCTTCTTATTTAGGAATTACGCAAAGACATTTAAGTAGAATTAGAAAAACTGTTTATTAG
- the queA gene encoding tRNA preQ1(34) S-adenosylmethionine ribosyltransferase-isomerase QueA, with protein MKLSQFNFELPKELLAEYPSEHRDEARLMVLNRKEQTIEHKLFKDLINYFDEGDVMMLNNTKVFPARMFGNKEKTGARIEVFLLRELNAEHRLWDVLVDPARKIRIGNKLFFGEDESLVAEVIDNTTSRGRTLRFLFDGSYEEFRKKLIELGETPLPKYIKREVEPEDEERYQTIYAKHEGAVAAPTAGLHFSKHLMKRLEIKGVDFAEMTLHVGLGTFNPVEVEDLSKHKMDSEQIIIPEEACNIVNNAIEKKRRVCAVGTTVMRTVESSVSASHRLNAYNGWTNKFIFPPYDFSIANCMVTNFHTPKSTLLMMIAAFAGYDFVMEAYEEAVKEKYKFYSYGDAMLII; from the coding sequence ATGAAATTATCTCAATTTAACTTCGAATTACCTAAAGAGTTATTAGCAGAATATCCATCAGAGCATAGAGACGAAGCTCGTTTAATGGTGTTAAATCGTAAAGAACAAACTATTGAACATAAATTGTTCAAAGATTTAATTAACTATTTTGATGAAGGAGACGTAATGATGTTGAATAACACAAAGGTTTTCCCTGCAAGAATGTTTGGTAATAAGGAGAAAACTGGAGCAAGAATTGAAGTTTTTTTATTGAGAGAATTAAATGCAGAACACAGATTATGGGATGTATTAGTTGATCCAGCGCGTAAAATTCGTATCGGAAACAAATTATTTTTTGGAGAAGATGAGAGCTTAGTTGCTGAAGTTATTGATAATACAACTTCAAGAGGAAGAACATTACGTTTTTTATTTGATGGTTCTTATGAAGAGTTCCGTAAAAAGTTAATTGAATTAGGTGAAACTCCTTTACCAAAATACATTAAAAGAGAAGTTGAACCAGAAGACGAAGAGCGTTACCAAACGATTTACGCAAAGCATGAAGGTGCAGTAGCTGCTCCCACAGCTGGATTACACTTTTCGAAACACCTAATGAAGCGTTTAGAAATAAAAGGTGTTGATTTCGCAGAAATGACTTTACACGTTGGTTTAGGTACATTTAATCCAGTTGAGGTAGAAGATTTATCTAAACACAAGATGGATTCGGAGCAAATTATTATTCCTGAAGAAGCTTGTAATATTGTAAACAATGCAATTGAAAAGAAAAGAAGAGTTTGTGCTGTTGGTACAACAGTAATGAGAACTGTAGAATCTTCTGTGTCTGCTAGTCATAGATTAAATGCTTACAATGGTTGGACGAACAAATTTATCTTTCCTCCATACGATTTTAGTATTGCTAATTGTATGGTAACTAACTTTCATACACCGAAATCGACTTTATTAATGATGATTGCTGCATTTGCGGGTTACGATTTTGTAATGGAAGCATACGAAGAAGCTGTAAAAGAGAAGTACAAATTTTACTCTTATGGAGACGCAATGTTAATAATCTAA
- a CDS encoding 3-phosphoshikimate 1-carboxyvinyltransferase: MDLLLKIPKNQLFKKSIVVSGSKSESNRLLILQQLYPELVIENLSNSDDSVHMQHALTGEGEVADIGHAGTAMRFLTAFFASQEGKTKILQGSERMHNRPIKILVDALRDLGAEISYIEKEGYPPLKITGKNLEKNKVAIQGNVSSQYISALLLIASSLPNGLEIELLGEITSIPYIKMTLSLLSQLEIESKFEGNLIKVNPLANIEGKKVIVEADWSSASYFYSLVALSEIGTEIELSSYKKESLQGDSCLADIYKHFGVTTTFEEYAILLKKEKQTSTSFLELDLVKAPDIAQTIAVTCFALGVPCKLVGLHTLKIKETDRLEALRDEITKLGGNITVTNEELHLESSLEINENIAIETYNDHRMAMAFTPLALKVPIQINDAKVVTKSYRNFWEDFENIGIPQEVLK, encoded by the coding sequence ATGGACTTATTGTTAAAGATTCCTAAAAATCAATTATTTAAAAAAAGTATTGTTGTTTCAGGTTCAAAAAGTGAATCAAATCGATTATTGATTTTGCAGCAATTGTATCCAGAATTAGTCATTGAAAATCTCTCTAATTCTGATGATTCTGTACATATGCAGCATGCCTTAACAGGAGAAGGAGAGGTTGCTGATATCGGTCATGCTGGTACTGCCATGCGATTTTTAACTGCTTTTTTCGCTAGTCAGGAAGGAAAAACTAAAATTTTACAAGGATCGGAAAGAATGCATAATCGTCCTATTAAGATTTTAGTAGATGCGTTAAGAGATTTAGGAGCAGAGATTTCTTACATAGAAAAAGAAGGATATCCACCATTAAAGATTACGGGTAAAAACCTTGAAAAAAATAAAGTTGCTATTCAAGGAAATGTGAGTAGTCAATACATTTCTGCCTTATTATTAATAGCTTCAAGTTTGCCTAATGGTTTAGAGATTGAATTGTTAGGAGAAATCACTTCGATTCCATATATAAAAATGACCTTGAGTTTATTAAGTCAATTGGAAATTGAAAGTAAATTTGAAGGAAATTTGATTAAGGTGAATCCATTAGCAAATATTGAAGGAAAAAAAGTTATTGTTGAAGCTGATTGGAGTTCTGCATCTTACTTTTATTCTTTAGTGGCACTAAGTGAAATTGGTACAGAAATAGAGTTATCATCTTATAAAAAAGAAAGTTTACAAGGAGATAGTTGCTTGGCTGATATTTATAAACATTTTGGTGTTACAACTACTTTTGAAGAGTATGCGATTTTACTGAAAAAAGAGAAGCAAACAAGTACTTCTTTCTTAGAGTTAGATTTAGTGAAGGCACCAGATATTGCACAAACTATTGCAGTTACATGTTTTGCGTTAGGTGTTCCTTGTAAGTTAGTAGGTTTACATACGCTAAAAATCAAAGAAACGGATAGACTAGAAGCATTGAGAGATGAAATAACTAAACTTGGAGGAAATATTACAGTTACTAATGAAGAGTTACACTTAGAGTCTTCATTAGAAATAAATGAAAACATAGCTATAGAGACATACAATGATCATCGAATGGCGATGGCATTTACGCCTTTGGCTTTAAAGGTACCAATTCAAATAAACGATGCTAAGGTAGTTACGAAGTCATATAGAAACTTTTGGGAAGACTTTGAGAATATTGGAATTCCTCAAGAAGTTCTAAAATAA
- a CDS encoding VPS10 domain-containing protein: MKKLLFWGVCLLLAVNVKVNAQKNNSQFSEEYFNAIEWRNIGPFRGGRSCAVTGVSKKPNLFYMGTTGGGIWKTIDAGNTWQNISDGFFGGSVGSIAVSEWDNNIIYVGMGEKTVRGNVSSGDGVWKSENAGKTWKHMGLPNSRHIPRVRIHPKNPDVAFAAVLGDLYKSTEERGVYKTIDGGKTWKRVLFSNSDAGAIDLIIDPNNPRVLYASTWNVRRTPYSLSSGGEGSAIWKSTDEGETWTNISENDGLPKGTWGISGLAVSPVNSEIVYALIENEKGGVYKSTDAGKTWKLINSERKLRQRAWYYTRIYADTQDENIVYVMNVRYHKSTDGGKTYKTYNAPHGDHHDLWIAPEDNQRMIIADDGGGQISFDAGENWSTYLNQPTSQFYRVTTDNHFPYRIYVAQQDNSTIRISHRTDGRFITNQDWESTAGGESAHIAVDPLNNDIAYGGSYGGLLTRVNHKTGSVRAINVWPDDPMGHGAEDFKYRFQWNFPVLFSPNNPKKLYATSNHVHTTTNEGQSWKIISPDLTRNDPKTLGPSGGPITKDNTGVEYYGTIFAIAEVPNEDGVIYTGSDDGLVHITRDGGKNWINITPKKMPEWMMINCIEIDPFTKGGAYIVGTKYKTGDYQPYIYKTEDYGASWKKITNGIGNEDFTRALRADPKRKGLLYAGTERGMYVSFNDGKDWQKFQLNLPIVPITDLAVKEDNLIAATQGRSLWIIDDLTPLHQLNTSISNKDFFMYKPKESYRMSGGNGATSKRNGTNYYGGVPINYFIKNYSEKDTISLSFFDSAKNKIQVFSTHPNKKDKEKKLKVKQGNNVFYWDMMYSGAERVKGMILWWASLNGPMALPGNYSVALEVNGKSTSQNFSIKNKPNSESSEADLKAQFDFINSINAKMTEIHKALKNVKKVKGQIKTLKKSIQDKKKHEELIDFADKLLKDMTVVENNLYQTKSKSNQDPLNFPIKLNNKLGHLNSLTRIGDFKPTDQAIAFKNEITKDIDIELNKLYQLFNSEVKQLNQKVKESQINFIQLD, translated from the coding sequence ATGAAAAAACTACTTTTTTGGGGAGTATGCTTACTCCTAGCCGTAAATGTCAAAGTTAACGCTCAAAAAAACAATAGCCAATTTTCTGAAGAATATTTTAATGCAATCGAATGGAGAAATATTGGTCCATTTCGTGGCGGAAGAAGTTGTGCAGTAACAGGAGTTTCTAAAAAGCCAAATTTATTCTACATGGGTACAACCGGAGGTGGAATTTGGAAAACAATTGATGCTGGTAATACTTGGCAAAATATTTCTGATGGGTTTTTTGGTGGATCTGTAGGATCGATAGCTGTTAGCGAATGGGATAACAACATTATTTATGTTGGAATGGGAGAAAAAACAGTTCGTGGAAATGTTTCTTCTGGAGATGGTGTTTGGAAATCTGAAAATGCTGGTAAAACATGGAAACATATGGGATTACCAAATTCTAGACATATTCCAAGAGTAAGAATTCATCCTAAAAATCCAGATGTTGCATTTGCTGCTGTTCTTGGAGATTTATATAAGTCTACCGAAGAAAGAGGTGTTTACAAGACGATTGATGGTGGTAAGACTTGGAAGAGAGTTTTATTCAGTAATTCAGATGCTGGTGCAATCGATTTAATTATCGATCCAAATAATCCAAGAGTTTTATATGCTTCAACTTGGAATGTGAGAAGAACTCCATATAGTTTGTCTAGTGGTGGCGAAGGTTCTGCAATTTGGAAAAGTACAGATGAAGGTGAAACTTGGACGAATATTTCTGAAAATGACGGTTTACCGAAAGGAACTTGGGGGATTTCAGGTTTAGCTGTTTCTCCAGTAAATTCAGAAATAGTCTATGCTTTAATAGAAAATGAAAAAGGTGGGGTTTATAAATCTACAGATGCAGGCAAAACATGGAAACTCATTAATAGTGAACGTAAATTACGTCAAAGAGCTTGGTACTATACTCGTATTTATGCAGATACTCAAGATGAAAATATTGTATATGTAATGAATGTACGCTACCACAAATCTACAGATGGAGGTAAAACCTACAAAACTTATAACGCTCCTCATGGAGATCATCATGATTTATGGATTGCTCCTGAAGACAATCAAAGAATGATAATTGCTGACGATGGTGGAGGACAAATTTCTTTTGATGCTGGAGAAAATTGGTCTACCTATTTAAATCAACCAACTTCTCAATTCTATCGTGTAACCACAGACAATCATTTCCCATATAGAATTTACGTAGCACAACAAGATAATTCGACGATTAGAATTTCACATAGAACCGATGGAAGATTTATTACAAATCAAGATTGGGAAAGTACGGCAGGAGGAGAAAGTGCACATATCGCAGTAGATCCTTTAAATAATGACATTGCCTACGGAGGAAGTTATGGAGGTTTGTTAACTCGTGTTAATCATAAAACAGGATCAGTAAGAGCCATTAATGTTTGGCCAGATGATCCAATGGGACATGGAGCTGAAGATTTTAAATATCGTTTCCAATGGAATTTTCCTGTGTTATTTTCACCGAATAACCCTAAAAAATTATATGCAACTTCTAATCATGTTCATACCACTACTAACGAAGGTCAATCTTGGAAAATTATTAGTCCAGACTTAACCAGAAATGATCCTAAAACATTAGGTCCTTCAGGAGGACCAATTACAAAAGATAATACAGGAGTTGAATACTATGGGACAATCTTCGCAATAGCAGAAGTCCCTAATGAAGATGGTGTAATTTATACAGGATCTGATGATGGTTTGGTACATATAACGAGAGATGGCGGTAAAAACTGGATAAACATTACACCTAAAAAAATGCCTGAATGGATGATGATTAATTGCATTGAAATTGATCCATTTACAAAAGGAGGAGCTTACATTGTTGGAACGAAATATAAAACTGGAGATTATCAACCTTACATATATAAAACCGAAGATTACGGTGCTTCTTGGAAAAAAATTACAAATGGTATCGGAAATGAAGACTTTACCAGAGCCTTAAGAGCAGACCCGAAAAGAAAAGGATTGTTATATGCTGGTACAGAAAGAGGAATGTATGTTTCTTTTAATGATGGAAAAGATTGGCAGAAATTCCAATTGAATTTACCTATTGTTCCTATTACTGATTTAGCGGTAAAAGAAGACAACTTAATTGCTGCTACTCAAGGTAGATCATTATGGATTATTGATGATTTAACACCGCTTCATCAATTAAACACATCTATTAGTAATAAAGACTTTTTTATGTACAAACCAAAAGAAAGTTATAGAATGAGTGGTGGTAATGGAGCAACATCAAAGAGAAACGGTACTAATTATTATGGTGGAGTTCCAATTAATTACTTTATAAAAAATTATTCAGAAAAAGACACTATTTCACTTTCCTTCTTTGACAGTGCTAAAAATAAAATTCAAGTTTTCAGTACACATCCAAACAAAAAGGATAAAGAGAAAAAACTTAAAGTAAAACAAGGAAATAATGTATTCTACTGGGACATGATGTACTCTGGAGCTGAACGCGTAAAAGGAATGATTTTATGGTGGGCTTCATTAAACGGACCAATGGCTTTACCTGGTAATTATAGTGTTGCACTTGAAGTAAATGGAAAATCTACATCACAAAATTTCAGTATTAAAAACAAACCGAATTCAGAATCTTCAGAAGCAGATTTAAAGGCTCAGTTTGATTTTATAAATAGTATCAATGCAAAAATGACGGAAATTCATAAAGCATTGAAAAATGTGAAGAAAGTTAAAGGTCAGATTAAAACCTTAAAGAAGTCTATTCAAGATAAAAAGAAGCATGAGGAGTTAATTGACTTTGCGGATAAACTACTTAAAGATATGACTGTGGTTGAAAACAACTTATACCAAACAAAAAGTAAGAGTAATCAGGATCCGTTAAATTTCCCTATCAAACTAAACAACAAGTTAGGACACTTGAATTCATTGACTCGAATTGGTGATTTCAAACCAACAGATCAAGCAATTGCATTTAAAAATGAAATCACAAAAGATATTGACATTGAATTGAATAAGTTATACCAACTCTTTAATTCAGAAGTAAAACAATTAAACCAAAAAGTAAAAGAAAGTCAAATTAACTTTATTCAATTGGACTAA
- a CDS encoding nucleotide pyrophosphohydrolase has product MNIQDAQKQVDYWIKNHGVRYFNELTNMAQLTEEVGEVARIIARRYGEQSEKESDKQKDLGEELADVVFVVLCLANQTGVNLQEAFDKKLDLKTKRDHDRHHNNEKLK; this is encoded by the coding sequence ATGAACATACAAGACGCTCAAAAACAAGTAGACTATTGGATTAAAAATCATGGAGTTCGTTATTTTAACGAATTAACGAACATGGCTCAACTAACAGAAGAAGTAGGAGAAGTAGCAAGAATTATTGCTCGAAGATATGGTGAGCAAAGTGAAAAGGAAAGTGATAAGCAAAAAGACTTAGGTGAAGAATTAGCTGATGTTGTTTTTGTGGTTTTATGTTTGGCAAATCAAACAGGAGTTAACTTGCAAGAGGCTTTTGATAAAAAGTTAGACTTGAAAACTAAAAGAGATCACGATCGTCATCATAACAACGAAAAGTTAAAATAA
- a CDS encoding MDR family MFS transporter — protein MKKFFKNYAATFGGLSREVWWLSLITLINRAGTMVIPFLSLYLKEGLGYSYSDVGLIMVFFGLGSVVGSKLGGYLTDRIGYFKVMQWSLFLTGILFVLLQFVKTLNGFCASIFVLMLIADTFRPAMFVALSSYSKPENKTRSVTLIRLAINLGFSAGPAVGGLIITTLGYQGLFWVDGITCVLATLLLINVLNPTKARILDEIKVEQPVSVYQDKPYWIFLVAMALFGIVFLQYFSTIPLYYKEVHYLTEFEIGLLLGANGFIIFLLEMPLVKWLEDSKQTKISLMLIGGILVTMSFIVLNMTGWVGILLVGMFFMTIGEMIMFPFSNAYAMESAKKGNQGQYMSWYSVAFSVAHVFGHYSGMHLIEEVGFDNTWYIIFGLSLLSGVFLCILRSKTTNSQVFISQKIDNFN, from the coding sequence ATGAAAAAGTTTTTTAAAAATTATGCAGCGACCTTTGGCGGCCTCTCTAGGGAGGTTTGGTGGTTATCGTTAATTACGTTAATTAACAGAGCAGGAACAATGGTAATTCCATTTTTGTCACTTTATTTAAAAGAAGGATTAGGATATTCTTATTCAGATGTGGGATTAATTATGGTATTTTTCGGATTAGGTTCTGTTGTTGGTTCAAAATTGGGAGGATATTTAACGGATAGAATCGGGTATTTCAAAGTAATGCAATGGAGCTTGTTTTTAACAGGGATTTTATTTGTATTACTTCAATTTGTGAAAACTCTTAATGGTTTTTGTGCTTCTATTTTTGTTTTAATGCTAATAGCAGATACATTTCGACCAGCGATGTTTGTAGCATTGAGCTCATACAGTAAACCTGAAAATAAAACAAGGTCAGTTACATTAATTCGTTTAGCAATCAATTTAGGTTTTTCTGCAGGTCCCGCCGTTGGAGGATTAATCATCACAACATTGGGATATCAAGGATTATTTTGGGTCGATGGAATTACGTGTGTTTTGGCAACTCTATTGCTGATTAATGTCTTAAACCCTACAAAAGCAAGAATTTTGGATGAGATTAAAGTTGAACAACCTGTTTCAGTTTACCAAGATAAACCTTACTGGATATTTCTAGTAGCAATGGCTTTATTTGGAATAGTATTTCTGCAGTATTTTTCAACAATTCCTTTGTATTATAAAGAAGTTCATTATTTAACAGAATTTGAAATCGGATTACTCTTAGGAGCGAATGGATTTATTATATTTTTATTGGAGATGCCTTTGGTAAAATGGTTGGAAGATTCAAAACAAACAAAAATATCTTTAATGCTAATTGGAGGTATTCTCGTAACAATGAGTTTTATTGTTTTGAATATGACCGGCTGGGTTGGGATTTTATTAGTAGGAATGTTTTTTATGACAATTGGGGAAATGATTATGTTCCCTTTCTCGAATGCTTATGCCATGGAAAGTGCAAAAAAAGGAAATCAAGGCCAATATATGTCTTGGTATAGTGTAGCATTTTCTGTAGCACATGTTTTTGGTCATTACTCAGGGATGCATTTAATAGAGGAAGTTGGATTTGATAATACTTGGTATATCATTTTTGGGTTATCACTTTTGAGTGGAGTATTTCTTTGCATTTTAAGAAGTAAAACCACAAATTCACAGGTTTTTATATCTCAAAAAATTGATAATTTTAATTAA
- a CDS encoding DUF1684 domain-containing protein has product MKRFFITLIVIIFCFSCSSKAKRKHQGNSDYQKEMNAKFKDASTSPLTKKDLKTFKGLPFFPIKNKFKVVAKLNKTKDSKIFSFPTTTERIAKYKKYGVVNFSIDEKNFSLDIYKDPNPLPGFKDYLFLPFFDKTNGKTTYKGGRFVDITTNDETKDGTILIDFNKAYNPYCVYNDKFSCPITPRENFLNIPIEAGMMNYK; this is encoded by the coding sequence ATGAAAAGGTTTTTTATAACACTAATAGTAATTATATTTTGTTTTTCTTGTTCTTCTAAAGCCAAGAGAAAACATCAAGGAAATTCTGATTATCAAAAAGAGATGAATGCTAAATTTAAAGACGCATCTACTTCACCATTAACTAAAAAAGATTTAAAAACTTTTAAAGGTTTGCCATTCTTTCCTATCAAGAATAAGTTCAAAGTCGTTGCAAAATTGAATAAAACAAAAGACTCAAAAATATTTAGTTTTCCCACTACTACTGAAAGAATTGCTAAGTATAAAAAATATGGAGTTGTTAATTTTTCAATTGATGAAAAAAACTTCAGTTTAGATATTTATAAAGATCCTAATCCTTTACCTGGATTTAAAGACTATCTTTTTTTACCTTTTTTTGATAAAACAAACGGAAAAACAACTTACAAAGGAGGTAGGTTTGTAGACATTACTACGAATGACGAAACAAAAGATGGAACTATATTAATCGATTTTAATAAAGCTTATAATCCTTACTGTGTTTATAATGACAAATTTTCTTGTCCAATTACACCAAGGGAAAATTTTTTAAATATTCCTATTGAAGCTGGGATGATGAATTATAAATAA